A region of Cucumis melo cultivar AY chromosome 2, USDA_Cmelo_AY_1.0, whole genome shotgun sequence DNA encodes the following proteins:
- the LOC103501050 gene encoding uncharacterized protein LOC103501050, with protein MHGVRMRGHRFKSTPSRRPYCLSFEKNQVNLFDSSNLSVHDEKMVGIVAENVESESVVSKSHMSEMDSNERDDVPLVSLLKKDLFSKVGSTIVDALGSSVYSDVRSSIQTSSLADIQLSVPDPNPVGQSTVNVDENVANNDGENLDEDVGKHVEPTDNGAPGDVEPNVNAPQTKSEQPSADPKSKGKKLQQNRHNITTKIGRKKIPPNIPFAPIDGISFHLEESLFYPQLTKEFIVNLPSKFNNPSSPDYQTVDIRGLNFKISPAIINGFLGNTVEFGSTPSHPYNDVLTFVLSGGTLSIWPVNGIPTVSLGIKYVILHKVGITNCLLVHLNAVILTSNDAPGPNPKSLSLSYRPFQGSHVPDIEHDMRPSRNPRMFDIDDVDENVEGFLVHRDLASKIINTLIAES; from the exons ATGCATGGCGTTCGCATGAGAGGTCATCGATTTAAAAGCACTCCCTCTCGAAGACCTTATTGCCTATCGTTtgaaaagaatcaagtaaatctttttgaTAGCTCAAATTTATCTGTGCATGATGAGAAGATGGTTGGTATTGTTGCTGAGAATGTCGAATCTGAATCGGTTGTCTCTAAGTCTCATATGTCTGAAATGGATTCGAATGAAAGAGATGATGTTCCACTAGTTAGCTTGTTAAAGAAGGATCTATTTTCTAAAGTTGGGTCTACAATTGTTGATGCTCTTGGTTCTTCAGTTTACTCTGATG TTAGGTCTTCTATTCAGACTAGTTCACTAGCTGATATCCAACTGTCTGTTCCTGATCCTAACCCTGTGGGTCAGTCTACTGTTAATGTTGATGAGAACGTTGCTAATAATGACGGTGAAAACCTAGATGAAGATGTTGGTAAGCATGTTGAACCAACTGATAATGGTGCACCTGGTGATGTTGAACCTAATGTGAATGCTCCTCAAACTAAATCTGAACAACCTAGTGCTGACCCAAAATCAAAAGGGAAGAAATTACAACAAAATCGTCATAACATTACTACGAAAATTGGGAGGAAGAAGATTCCACCGAATATTCCATTTGCCCCCATTGATGGAATCTCATTTCATCTCGAAGAAA GTTTGTTCTATCCTCAGCTGACAAAAGAATTTATAGTCAATTTGCCTTCAAAATTCAACAATCCTAGCAGTCCTGATTACCAGACAGTGGACATTAGAGGCTTGAACTTCAAGATTTCTCCTGCTATAATCAATGGATTCTTGGGAAACACTGTGGAGTTTGGCTCTACTCCTTCACATCCATACAATGATGTTTTGACTTTTGTACTATCTGGAGGAACTCTGTCTATATGGCCTgtgaatgggattccaactgtCTCACTAGGTATCAAATATGTCATTCTTCATAAGGTTGGCATTACTAATTG TCTTCTGGTTCATCTGAATGCTGTTATCTTGACCTCAAATGATGCTCCTGGTCCTAACCCAAAATCATTGTCATTAAGTTATAGGCCTTTTCAAGGAAGTCATGTTCCTGACATAGAACATGATATGAGACCCTCTAGGAACCCCCGTATGTTTGACATTGATGATGTAGATGAGAATGTTGAAGGGTTCCTTGTTCATCGTGATTTAGCCTCCAAGATAATTAATACGCTTATAGCTGAGTCTTGA